The proteins below are encoded in one region of Methanomassiliicoccales archaeon:
- the cobO gene encoding cob(I)yrinic acid a,c-diamide adenosyltransferase — translation MYLIRAEYMFESEEALDLSGLVILYTGDGKGKTTAAFGLAMRAAGHGKRICIIQFMKRCGECGEVKAVKKFDTITLRQFGTGMFVVKGKHKKEDTEEAARGMVFASEALTSGLYDLVILDEICIAVDFGLIDVDDVLELLKKRNPGVDVVLTGRNAPEALIDVADLVTEMKAVKHPYDDGMGAREGIEY, via the coding sequence GTGTATTTAATTAGAGCGGAGTATATGTTCGAGTCCGAGGAGGCGTTGGACTTGTCAGGCCTTGTTATTCTGTATACTGGGGATGGAAAAGGAAAGACGACGGCGGCCTTTGGTCTGGCGATGAGGGCAGCGGGACACGGAAAGCGCATTTGTATTATCCAGTTCATGAAACGCTGTGGGGAGTGTGGAGAGGTCAAAGCGGTGAAAAAATTTGATACAATAACGCTTAGACAGTTTGGAACCGGGATGTTCGTCGTGAAGGGAAAGCACAAGAAAGAAGACACTGAAGAAGCAGCAAGAGGCATGGTGTTTGCTAGTGAGGCGCTCACTTCAGGTCTTTATGATCTCGTTATTCTAGATGAGATATGCATTGCAGTCGATTTTGGACTGATCGATGTTGATGACGTCCTTGAACTTTTGAAAAAACGTAACCCTGGAGTCGACGTCGTCCTCACGGGACGCAACGCACCAGAAGCGTTGATTGACGTCGCGGATCTTGTAACGGAAATGAAAGCGGTGAAGCATCCATACGACGACGGTATGGGAGCACGAGAGGGGATCGAGTACTAA
- a CDS encoding V-type ATP synthase subunit D has translation GYGVIGTSPFIDEAAEAYEELVETIIKAAEIETTMKRLLDEIEKTKRRVNALEYKVIPELKEAEEFIEFRLEEMERENIFRLKRIKQKAEARA, from the coding sequence GGGGTATGGTGTTATTGGTACATCGCCATTTATCGACGAGGCCGCAGAGGCGTACGAAGAACTTGTTGAGACGATCATCAAGGCTGCTGAGATCGAGACGACGATGAAACGGTTGCTCGATGAGATCGAGAAGACAAAGCGCCGTGTCAACGCGCTTGAGTATAAGGTAATCCCTGAATTGAAGGAAGCAGAGGAGTTTATCGAGTTCAGGCTCGAGGAGATGGAAAGGGAAAATATTTTCCGCCTTAAGCGCATCAAACAGAAGGCGGAGGCACGCGCTTGA
- a CDS encoding helix-turn-helix domain-containing protein — protein sequence MTDLDTVLSIIENPTRRRILEALVREPHYPLQLSRELRMSQQAIMKHLKVLEENNLVRSFLMESDRGGPARKVYVPVRGFTILVDVGPGLFNVEVLSRENFHIESETELKLQEKERIDFDLFCQRYSEVRKQIEAIDKELEELQNRRHALIEKKEKLLSETRELIESHIADYEARRVIYESVKHPTLTAAQIAKALGLRDEVVGEILSTINGGG from the coding sequence ATGACTGACTTAGACACCGTTCTCTCTATCATCGAAAATCCCACCCGCAGAAGGATCCTTGAAGCACTTGTCAGGGAGCCGCATTACCCGTTACAGCTCTCGCGAGAACTGCGAATGAGCCAACAGGCCATCATGAAACATCTCAAAGTACTCGAAGAAAACAATCTAGTGCGAAGCTTCCTGATGGAGAGCGACCGAGGCGGACCAGCAAGGAAGGTCTACGTCCCGGTAAGAGGGTTCACCATTCTCGTCGATGTGGGACCAGGCTTGTTCAACGTCGAGGTTCTATCGCGTGAGAACTTCCACATCGAATCTGAAACTGAGTTGAAATTACAGGAAAAGGAGCGTATCGATTTCGATCTCTTTTGTCAGAGGTACTCTGAAGTGAGAAAACAGATCGAGGCGATCGACAAAGAACTTGAGGAACTCCAGAACCGCAGACACGCTCTCATAGAGAAAAAGGAGAAACTACTGAGCGAGACAAGAGAGCTCATTGAATCGCATATCGCGGATTACGAAGCGAGACGCGTGATCTATGAGTCGGTCAAGCACCCTACGCTAACGGCGGCCCAGATCGCGAAAGCGTTGGGACTGCGGGATGAAGTTGTCGGAGAGATATTGAGCACGATAAATGGAGGGGGTTGA
- a CDS encoding CPBP family glutamic-type intramembrane protease codes for MVSGIQAPAGVRPYRFCPRCGRPVIPEANFCAFCGQRLYVPFDIPTLPYPSTQSAMSVMKQILRGVGTYTVLSLVAVTILNILILIWSVQVVLPNTPNYHTTLFVIVPWVVNLVELTGISFAIYHVLLVIAIVSSFAFLIWKSWRLFIKELSVEKPVEVHSPLYTVGTIFFAVLFFNVVYYIILDAAGITPKTPEFEDRELWKLLYSFASASVWEEIVSRMLLIGVPLFIIDLARKRKRKLKSYFLGGDFPLGKPEITFLIISSVFFSSAHIFSWDAFKLMPTFVAGLALGYLFLTQGIYASIMLHFMVDYLSIPTQVFPGLAFLLMMGLAILAWVAVGFLYFVNYTSKAIGFIIGRKIWPDSITVGKEPRKPWGADNPMQIDVKQYGLQNRESFGFSCPYCGCTEARYRDGRFECMRCGRIVN; via the coding sequence GTGGTATCTGGAATCCAGGCGCCTGCTGGCGTCCGACCATACAGGTTCTGTCCTCGATGCGGACGTCCCGTCATACCAGAGGCGAATTTCTGCGCTTTCTGCGGACAACGGTTGTATGTTCCATTCGATATTCCCACTTTGCCTTACCCATCAACTCAATCCGCAATGAGTGTAATGAAGCAGATTCTCAGGGGCGTTGGAACATATACAGTTCTCAGCCTTGTGGCCGTAACGATACTGAATATCCTCATTCTTATCTGGAGTGTTCAAGTGGTTCTCCCGAATACGCCAAATTACCATACAACCCTTTTCGTCATCGTCCCTTGGGTCGTCAATCTCGTTGAGCTCACGGGAATTTCGTTCGCGATTTATCATGTCTTACTCGTCATTGCGATCGTGAGTTCTTTTGCATTCCTTATTTGGAAGAGTTGGAGGTTGTTCATTAAGGAGTTGTCCGTCGAAAAACCGGTGGAGGTGCATAGCCCACTTTATACAGTCGGCACGATATTTTTTGCTGTCCTTTTTTTCAATGTCGTTTATTATATTATCCTCGATGCTGCTGGCATCACCCCGAAAACACCAGAATTCGAGGATCGGGAGCTGTGGAAGCTTCTTTATAGTTTTGCTAGTGCCTCCGTCTGGGAGGAGATCGTGAGCAGGATGCTGTTGATCGGCGTCCCCCTGTTCATAATTGATCTCGCAAGGAAACGAAAAAGGAAATTGAAGAGTTATTTCTTAGGAGGCGACTTCCCCCTGGGTAAGCCTGAAATCACGTTCCTCATTATTTCCAGCGTCTTTTTTAGCTCCGCCCATATATTCAGCTGGGATGCATTCAAGCTCATGCCGACTTTTGTTGCTGGCCTTGCCCTCGGCTACCTCTTTCTCACTCAAGGCATTTATGCATCGATCATGCTCCACTTTATGGTCGATTATTTATCGATTCCAACCCAAGTTTTCCCTGGCCTCGCATTTCTCCTCATGATGGGACTGGCGATCCTTGCGTGGGTTGCGGTAGGTTTCCTTTACTTCGTTAATTATACGTCGAAGGCCATTGGTTTCATCATCGGAAGAAAGATCTGGCCGGATTCGATCACTGTTGGGAAAGAACCAAGGAAGCCATGGGGAGCCGATAACCCAATGCAAATCGACGTAAAACAGTATGGTCTACAAAACAGAGAGTCTTTCGGATTCTCCTGCCCATATTGTGGGTGCACCGAAGCGAGATATCGGGATGGGAGATTCGAATGCATGCGATGTGGACGAATTGTCAACTGA
- a CDS encoding transcriptional regulator has translation MQRGELIEGIRDILAKAGFYVSKPIAMRSISFDIVARRDETLLIIKVLSNVDAFSKENAEEMKVLAEALQASPLLIGEKSGSGDIEEGIVYSRFGVPIISIETLADYLLEGVPPFIFAAPGGLYVRLDNELLRSIREERNISLGTLAEVAGVSRRTIKMYESGMGAMIDVALKLEEFLGEFLVLPLDPFKYTAETAGHLTDLSGMDDFSREVFMLLSRLGYSVVPTARCPFEALTRDDRTLILTGVGKDETKLVEKACIVGDISKITEKKSVIFLRRAKSRQNIGGAAIIGKDELKKLNESEKLFELVIARCGINEKS, from the coding sequence GTGCAGAGAGGAGAGCTCATCGAGGGCATCAGAGACATCTTGGCTAAGGCGGGATTCTATGTGTCAAAACCAATCGCCATGAGGAGCATCAGTTTTGACATTGTCGCGCGGAGAGATGAGACGCTCCTCATCATCAAGGTTCTCAGCAACGTTGATGCTTTCTCAAAAGAAAACGCCGAGGAAATGAAGGTACTTGCCGAAGCGCTTCAGGCTTCTCCTTTGCTCATCGGTGAAAAATCTGGTTCTGGGGACATTGAAGAGGGTATCGTCTACTCGCGATTCGGTGTTCCGATTATTTCAATAGAAACCCTCGCAGACTATCTCTTAGAGGGGGTCCCGCCATTCATTTTTGCGGCTCCCGGCGGTCTCTATGTGCGCCTGGACAACGAATTACTGAGGTCTATCAGGGAGGAGAGAAATATCAGCCTCGGTACACTAGCTGAGGTCGCGGGCGTCTCGAGAAGAACAATCAAAATGTACGAATCGGGGATGGGCGCGATGATCGATGTTGCACTCAAGCTCGAAGAATTCCTCGGTGAATTCCTCGTTTTGCCCCTCGATCCATTCAAATATACTGCTGAGACTGCTGGCCACCTTACAGATCTTAGCGGGATGGATGACTTTAGCCGAGAGGTTTTCATGCTACTCAGCAGGCTAGGATACTCCGTTGTGCCGACAGCACGGTGCCCATTCGAAGCACTAACGAGGGACGATCGGACTTTGATTCTGACAGGCGTAGGGAAGGATGAGACAAAGCTCGTTGAGAAGGCGTGCATCGTTGGCGATATTTCTAAGATCACAGAGAAGAAATCAGTCATATTCTTGAGAAGGGCGAAGTCCCGACAGAATATCGGTGGGGCAGCGATTATTGGTAAAGATGAATTGAAGAAACTGAACGAATCAGAAAAACTCTTTGAACTAGTCATTGCGCGTTGTGGGATTAATGAGAAGAGTTGA
- a CDS encoding CDC48 family AAA ATPase: protein MDTSEKVLKVAEAKSKDAGRGIARVDPAVMEVLGLTAGDVIQIEGKKRTVAIVWPGYPEDANRGIIRIDGTIRRNAQTSIDEKVAIKKVSVKEAQKITFAPTEPLRIMGGEEYLNQTLEGRAVTRGDVIEINVMGRRIDLVVVSYTPTADAVIVNRNTEVKISEKPVKEIAQKVPKVTYEDIGGLSEEVKKVREMIELPLRHPELFERLGVEAPKGVLLHGPPGTGKTLLAKAVAGETNANFISIGGPEIMSKFYGESEERLREIFKEAEENAPSIIFIDEIDSIAPKRDEVTGETERRVVAQLLALMDGLESRGKVVVIGATNRPNALDPALRRPGRFDREIEIGIPNRNGRLEILQIHTRGMPLDSDVDLEKLADLTHGYAGADLAALCKEAAMHALRRVLPEIDLEMESIPVEILNKINVKKEDFFAALREMQPSSLREVLIESPNLHWDDIGDLEEAKRELREAVEWPLKYGEVFEHLDAKPPKGVLLYGPPGTGKTMLAKAVATESEANFINVKGPEFLSKWVGESEKAVRETFRKARQAAPCIIFMDEIDSIAPVRGGDFDSRVTERVISQLLTEMDGLESLHNVVVIAATNRPDMLDPALLRPGRFDRLVHIPAPNLEGRRKILEVHVRKKPLADDVDLDDLAKRTEGYTGADLAALVNEAVMLAMREIISKGGEVNSESLKKEKVQMRHFLEALNKVRPLSRSELIKYQKIAKDFEYVR from the coding sequence ATGGACACATCAGAAAAAGTACTCAAGGTTGCAGAGGCGAAATCAAAAGACGCGGGGAGAGGCATTGCACGCGTCGATCCTGCCGTGATGGAAGTACTCGGACTGACGGCTGGAGATGTAATACAAATTGAGGGTAAGAAGAGGACTGTGGCGATCGTCTGGCCTGGATATCCTGAGGACGCCAACAGGGGGATCATCAGGATCGATGGTACCATTAGACGGAACGCCCAGACGAGTATAGATGAAAAAGTTGCGATCAAGAAAGTTAGTGTAAAGGAGGCTCAAAAGATTACATTCGCCCCGACTGAACCCCTGAGGATTATGGGTGGTGAGGAATACCTCAATCAAACCCTTGAGGGCAGGGCGGTCACGAGGGGCGATGTCATTGAGATCAATGTAATGGGTAGGAGAATCGACCTCGTCGTCGTTTCTTACACGCCAACAGCTGATGCTGTTATTGTCAATCGTAATACCGAGGTCAAGATTAGCGAGAAACCAGTAAAGGAGATTGCCCAAAAGGTGCCGAAGGTCACCTATGAGGACATCGGTGGCCTGAGCGAAGAAGTCAAAAAGGTGAGAGAGATGATTGAACTCCCGCTCAGGCACCCTGAACTCTTCGAGCGACTCGGCGTCGAAGCTCCAAAAGGCGTCCTTCTCCATGGACCACCAGGTACTGGCAAAACCCTACTGGCGAAGGCGGTCGCTGGTGAGACAAATGCAAACTTCATCTCGATCGGTGGACCCGAGATCATGAGCAAGTTCTACGGTGAGAGCGAAGAGCGGTTGCGGGAGATTTTCAAAGAAGCTGAGGAAAATGCACCAAGCATCATCTTCATCGATGAGATTGACTCAATTGCCCCGAAAAGGGATGAGGTCACGGGGGAAACCGAGAGAAGGGTTGTTGCCCAGCTACTTGCACTTATGGACGGTCTCGAGTCAAGGGGAAAAGTCGTCGTCATCGGTGCAACGAACAGGCCGAATGCACTTGACCCTGCACTCAGACGACCCGGTCGGTTCGATAGAGAGATCGAAATAGGTATACCTAATAGGAATGGACGGCTTGAAATCCTCCAGATCCACACACGCGGTATGCCGCTGGACAGTGATGTCGACCTCGAAAAGCTCGCAGATCTTACACACGGTTACGCTGGAGCCGATTTGGCGGCTCTCTGCAAAGAGGCTGCTATGCACGCTTTGCGCAGGGTTCTTCCAGAGATCGATCTAGAAATGGAAAGCATCCCAGTAGAAATTCTTAACAAGATCAATGTCAAGAAGGAGGACTTCTTTGCAGCGCTGCGCGAGATGCAACCCTCGAGCTTAAGGGAGGTTCTGATCGAATCACCCAACCTGCATTGGGACGACATCGGTGATCTTGAGGAGGCGAAGAGGGAACTCAGGGAAGCAGTTGAATGGCCACTGAAGTACGGTGAAGTCTTCGAACACCTCGATGCGAAGCCACCCAAAGGCGTACTCCTCTACGGCCCACCAGGTACTGGAAAGACCATGTTGGCAAAGGCGGTAGCGACGGAGAGTGAGGCGAACTTCATCAATGTCAAGGGACCGGAATTTCTCAGCAAGTGGGTCGGTGAGAGTGAAAAAGCGGTAAGAGAGACCTTCAGAAAAGCAAGACAGGCTGCGCCCTGCATCATATTCATGGACGAAATCGACTCGATAGCACCGGTAAGGGGGGGCGATTTCGACAGTCGCGTCACTGAGAGAGTCATCAGCCAGTTACTGACAGAGATGGACGGACTCGAGAGCCTACATAACGTTGTAGTCATCGCAGCAACAAATCGTCCCGACATGCTCGATCCAGCGCTCCTACGACCAGGCAGGTTTGATCGGCTAGTTCACATTCCTGCCCCCAATCTGGAAGGCCGGAGAAAGATCCTCGAGGTTCATGTAAGAAAGAAGCCCTTAGCCGATGATGTAGATCTCGACGACCTTGCAAAGCGCACGGAGGGGTACACCGGTGCGGACCTCGCAGCACTCGTCAATGAAGCTGTCATGCTCGCCATGCGGGAAATCATCTCAAAAGGTGGCGAGGTCAATTCAGAGTCGCTCAAGAAGGAGAAGGTACAGATGAGGCATTTCCTCGAAGCACTCAACAAAGTTAGACCACTCTCACGTTCCGAGCTGATAAAGTACCAGAAGATCGCAAAAGACTTTGAATATGTGAGGTGA
- a CDS encoding RNA-binding domain-containing protein, which yields MPIITVRARCYPTEDPEKVKRAIYNIFPESTLMESEDGFVANATSVEKLSELIRNMKILDSARAVLLRGREGNMVKFRINKQVAFVGKLSFIEDRDPPLGSIEVVIEDENITGLIDTIAPSTVGGEG from the coding sequence ATGCCTATAATCACAGTGCGGGCGAGGTGCTATCCTACTGAAGACCCTGAAAAAGTCAAAAGAGCGATCTACAATATTTTTCCAGAGAGCACTCTGATGGAATCTGAGGACGGCTTCGTCGCTAACGCAACTTCAGTTGAAAAACTCAGTGAGCTCATTAGGAATATGAAGATTCTCGATTCAGCGCGTGCTGTGCTCCTCAGAGGAAGAGAAGGCAATATGGTGAAATTCAGGATCAACAAACAAGTGGCATTTGTTGGAAAACTGAGCTTCATCGAGGATCGGGATCCGCCTCTTGGTTCGATCGAAGTTGTGATTGAGGATGAGAACATCACCGGACTCATCGACACGATCGCGCCGAGCACTGTGGGCGGGGAGGGATAG
- a CDS encoding sugar phosphate isomerase/epimerase family protein: MIAVSSPVFSMLDFEMALGFISQKFDAWEIVGEGRHFLPEIEKTFHEVAPSYNMNFSAHGPLSDVNIGSLNPRLREAAVREIVDGLLAANRMNFQVYTIHPGFWSPIGLLDREGVYRAVHESLKAIERVSIETGVRVGFENMPETPVTMGKTPEDLFEMLNGFEIDVCFDIGHAHTCGSIDAFLEHTSRFVNVHIHDNCGQYDEHLPIGNGTLDFKRVLRALKNYKGQLVIEARNMPDAELSKERLTKLIAEIS; encoded by the coding sequence ATGATCGCTGTTTCTTCACCCGTTTTTTCTATGTTAGATTTTGAAATGGCATTGGGCTTTATTAGTCAGAAGTTTGATGCTTGGGAGATTGTGGGGGAAGGGCGACACTTCCTTCCCGAGATCGAAAAGACATTTCATGAAGTCGCACCTTCTTACAACATGAATTTTTCAGCGCACGGACCCTTGAGTGATGTCAATATCGGGAGCCTAAACCCCAGGTTGAGAGAGGCGGCAGTAAGGGAGATCGTCGACGGGCTTCTTGCGGCGAATCGAATGAATTTCCAAGTCTATACGATCCACCCGGGTTTCTGGTCCCCGATTGGGTTGCTGGATAGGGAGGGCGTGTATCGCGCCGTACACGAATCGCTCAAGGCAATAGAGAGAGTTTCTATCGAAACGGGTGTGAGGGTCGGTTTTGAGAACATGCCAGAAACGCCTGTGACTATGGGAAAAACGCCGGAAGACTTGTTTGAAATGTTGAACGGCTTCGAGATTGATGTTTGTTTTGACATCGGTCATGCGCATACCTGCGGATCCATAGATGCGTTTCTCGAACATACCAGTAGGTTCGTCAACGTTCACATCCATGATAATTGTGGCCAGTATGATGAACATCTCCCCATAGGAAACGGAACGCTCGATTTCAAGAGAGTGCTGAGAGCGCTCAAGAATTACAAAGGACAACTGGTTATCGAGGCGAGGAATATGCCTGATGCGGAATTATCGAAGGAAAGGTTAACCAAGCTGATCGCCGAAATCAGTTGA
- a CDS encoding Hsp20/alpha crystallin family protein: MRKEDREREGIVPRSYWGPLSLLDEMERMLDNLRMGWGESWFPSFRALGGGFERVPVIDIKDTGDKYIVQAEMPGIKKDDVEIEIVDNMLEIRAKKEEEKEEKGIGYVRRERGRLSFYRRIPIYDDIDQDKIEARMEDGVLEITLPKLRKVEEKRKKVEVK; this comes from the coding sequence ATGAGAAAGGAAGACCGCGAGCGAGAGGGTATCGTTCCACGATCTTACTGGGGACCACTTAGTCTGTTAGACGAAATGGAAAGGATGCTTGACAATCTGAGAATGGGATGGGGCGAGTCCTGGTTCCCGTCCTTCAGGGCGCTCGGTGGCGGATTCGAACGCGTTCCAGTGATCGACATCAAGGACACCGGTGACAAGTACATCGTTCAGGCAGAAATGCCAGGGATCAAAAAGGATGATGTCGAAATCGAAATCGTTGACAACATGCTAGAGATCCGCGCGAAGAAAGAGGAAGAAAAAGAGGAAAAGGGCATCGGTTATGTCCGGAGGGAGAGAGGCCGACTTTCATTTTACAGAAGAATTCCAATCTATGATGACATAGACCAGGACAAGATCGAGGCGCGAATGGAGGACGGGGTCCTGGAGATCACCCTTCCCAAGCTCAGAAAAGTCGAGGAGAAAAGAAAGAAGGTGGAGGTTAAATAA
- a CDS encoding Hsp20/alpha crystallin family protein encodes MVKDKRRRDWDDFFGGFDEEFEEMRRRIERIMERLMSGDVPLEREPMIYGFSMRIGPDGKPRIQEFGNTIRKREEVVKREPLTDIIEEADKVRIIVELPGVEKEDIKLNATEDSLDIEVDNPDRRFEKRIELPCEVDPDSAKATYKNGVLEILLKRAKVKERGKEIRIE; translated from the coding sequence ATGGTAAAGGATAAGAGGAGGAGGGACTGGGACGACTTCTTCGGCGGTTTTGATGAAGAATTCGAAGAGATGCGCCGGAGGATCGAGAGGATTATGGAGAGACTGATGAGCGGGGATGTACCATTGGAAAGGGAGCCGATGATCTATGGATTCTCCATGAGAATCGGCCCCGACGGGAAACCGAGGATACAGGAATTCGGTAACACGATACGCAAGAGAGAAGAGGTCGTAAAGAGAGAGCCGCTAACAGACATTATCGAGGAAGCGGACAAAGTCAGGATTATCGTCGAACTCCCAGGTGTCGAGAAGGAGGATATCAAACTGAATGCAACGGAGGACTCCCTCGACATCGAGGTAGACAACCCTGACAGACGATTCGAGAAGCGCATCGAACTCCCGTGCGAAGTCGACCCCGATAGCGCGAAGGCGACCTACAAAAACGGTGTCTTGGAGATTCTACTGAAGAGGGCAAAAGTAAAGGAGAGAGGTAAAGAGATCAGGATCGAGTAG
- the cyaB gene encoding class IV adenylate cyclase → MLEIEVKSPCSDIGRVKSHLESIGASRVGTSRQVDIYFTHPLRRFAVTDEALRIRKEGDRCTLVYKGPKIDSETKTREEIEVEVSDCDLISSILKKLGFDIAGKVTKERTVYRTGALIVCLDEVEDLGSFVEIEYAGEDFEKGKGEILSLMKELRLSHNERRSYLELLLIKRSRKGE, encoded by the coding sequence ATGCTGGAAATCGAGGTTAAGTCCCCTTGCAGTGATATCGGACGCGTCAAAAGTCACCTTGAGTCTATCGGCGCATCCAGAGTGGGAACATCAAGGCAAGTTGATATTTATTTCACTCATCCCCTTCGAAGATTCGCTGTGACTGATGAAGCCCTCCGCATTCGAAAAGAGGGGGATCGTTGCACACTTGTTTACAAAGGACCGAAGATCGATTCTGAAACGAAGACGCGCGAGGAGATTGAAGTTGAGGTATCTGACTGCGACCTGATCTCCTCGATTCTGAAGAAATTGGGATTCGACATCGCTGGTAAGGTTACGAAAGAGAGAACGGTATACAGGACTGGAGCCCTCATAGTTTGTCTTGATGAGGTCGAAGATCTGGGAAGTTTTGTAGAAATTGAGTACGCAGGTGAAGATTTCGAAAAGGGGAAGGGAGAGATTCTGTCCTTAATGAAGGAGCTACGTCTAAGTCACAATGAGCGGCGATCCTATCTCGAACTCCTATTGATCAAAAGATCAAGAAAAGGTGAATAG
- a CDS encoding DNA-directed DNA polymerase II small subunit, which yields MRERVLEFLASNGILLEPSALEIVMSKDDPIAFVQSVISFMKQHPLIVTAADLEEYMRYQSAAETPASMNVLPSNEGFRTNMNQRGGVRKIGEVKILKDITGNSTCEGNISDFARYFLDRFNAIKRMLAHRRELAGSLPISRALKLERDVRVIAMVNEVRTTKTGHKILEIEDEEERCLALIPKDSPLINDSVVPDEVIGIVGKSNRKGEMLIVQEIIRPDVPLKSRFERNGATSMIAFASDIHVGSKTFLRKQWDAMVNWLRTEGVSSGVSYLIVPGDCVDGIGVFPDQEEELVIDDIFKQYEMLSELLKEIPDGVTIVLQPGNHDAVRLAEPQPAFHKEIADLFDSQVVMIGNPCYLEIEGRTILSYHGRSIDDLIGNIQSLTYANPIDAMKEMLKRRHLAPIYGGKTPIAPEKKDFLVIDPVPDIFVTGHVHGAGVSDYRGVRIINASTWQAQTSYQRMHNFNPDPAKLPVVHLGTGKCTVMNFN from the coding sequence ATGAGGGAGCGCGTTCTCGAATTTCTGGCGAGCAATGGGATATTACTTGAACCAAGTGCGCTCGAAATCGTCATGTCAAAAGACGATCCGATCGCTTTTGTTCAATCTGTGATTTCATTCATGAAACAGCACCCCCTCATCGTCACCGCAGCAGACCTGGAAGAATATATGAGATACCAATCGGCGGCGGAGACTCCTGCTTCAATGAATGTGCTACCAAGCAATGAAGGGTTTCGAACAAACATGAACCAACGGGGTGGTGTTAGGAAGATCGGTGAGGTGAAAATTTTGAAGGATATAACCGGTAATTCGACATGCGAGGGCAACATATCTGACTTTGCGCGGTATTTTTTGGATAGATTCAACGCGATCAAACGAATGCTTGCTCATAGGAGGGAATTGGCTGGCTCCCTCCCGATCTCCCGCGCGCTAAAACTTGAGCGTGATGTGAGGGTCATCGCGATGGTCAACGAAGTCAGGACGACTAAAACAGGTCATAAAATACTGGAGATAGAAGATGAGGAGGAGAGGTGTCTCGCCCTTATCCCAAAGGATTCCCCTTTGATCAACGATTCCGTCGTTCCTGATGAGGTGATCGGGATCGTGGGAAAATCGAATAGGAAAGGCGAAATGCTCATCGTCCAGGAGATCATCAGACCCGATGTCCCCCTGAAAAGCAGATTCGAGCGAAATGGTGCTACCTCAATGATCGCTTTTGCATCAGACATCCACGTAGGTAGCAAGACATTTTTGAGAAAACAATGGGATGCAATGGTGAACTGGCTCAGGACCGAGGGTGTTTCAAGTGGCGTCAGTTATTTGATCGTGCCAGGCGACTGCGTCGACGGCATCGGCGTTTTTCCAGACCAGGAGGAGGAACTCGTTATCGATGACATTTTCAAACAATACGAGATGCTCAGCGAGCTTCTGAAGGAAATCCCGGACGGCGTGACAATCGTCCTCCAGCCAGGCAATCACGATGCGGTGAGACTCGCCGAACCGCAACCAGCATTTCACAAAGAGATCGCGGATCTTTTCGATTCTCAAGTCGTCATGATCGGCAACCCCTGCTACCTCGAGATCGAAGGGAGAACTATCCTCTCATACCACGGCAGGAGCATTGACGATCTGATAGGCAATATCCAGTCCCTTACTTACGCTAATCCAATCGATGCTATGAAGGAGATGCTCAAGAGGAGACACCTCGCCCCAATTTACGGGGGGAAAACACCCATTGCACCTGAGAAGAAAGACTTCCTTGTCATCGACCCCGTCCCAGATATTTTTGTTACAGGTCATGTCCACGGCGCTGGCGTCTCCGATTATCGCGGTGTGAGGATCATCAATGCGTCAACATGGCAGGCACAAACTAGTTATCAACGCATGCACAACTTCAACCCAGACCCTGCCAAGCTCCCGGTCGTGCACCTCGGCACGGGCAAGTGCACTGTGATGAACTTCAATTGA